The following coding sequences are from one Neurospora crassa OR74A linkage group I, whole genome shotgun sequence window:
- a CDS encoding metacaspase-1A: MSYGYPGQGYGPGGGHHQPPPPQWDGQQQHHHQGGYGYSNPGQGQYNPQPPQDQGYGGYHQQPPQQYQQGSYNQGQYPPQGGYGGPYGQQQQHHQQGHSQRPPGPPPDGYDIYGYPIGSGHQTRNQGSHEIHEIPSGTQQFGHGAPEGYGFQYSNCSGRRKALLIGINYLGQDAELHGCINDTKNVSAFLVENYGYKREDMVILTDDATNPLLQPTKENILRAMQWLVAGAQPNDALFLHYSGHGGQTKDTDGDEDDGYDEVIYPVDFKTAGHIVDDQIHDTVVKPLQPGVRLTAIFDSCHSGSVLDLPYIYSTKGVIKEPNLAKEAGQGLLAAVGSYARGDIGGMASSLFSVAKTAFGGGNEAYERTKRTKTSPADVIMWSGSKDDQTSADATIASQATGAMSWAFITAIKANPKQSYVQLLNSIRDVLETKYTQKPQLSSSHPIDVDMLFVM, encoded by the exons ATGTCGTACGGATACCCTGGGCAAGGCTACGGCCCCGGTGGGGgacaccaccaacctccccctcctcagtGGGAtggccagcagcaacaccaccatcaggGAGGCTATGGCTACTCTAATCCGGGACAGGGCCAGTACAAccctcagcctcctcaggACCAGGGCTACGGGGGATatcaccaacaacctccTCAGCAGTATCAGCAAGGCAGCTACAACCAGGGACAGTATCCCCCACAGGGCGGATATGGGGGACCTTAcggacagcagcaacaacaccatcagcAGGGACATTCCCAACGCCCCCCTGGTCCTCCTCCCGATGGCTATGATATCTATGGCTACCCAATCGGCTCTGGTCACCAGACTCGTAATCAGGGTTCCCACGAGATTCACGAGATTCCCTCGGGCACACAGCAGTTCGGTCATGGTGCTCCTGAAGGCTATGGCTTCCAATACTCAAACTGCTCGGGTCGCCGCAAGGCATTGCTGATTGGCATCAACTACTTGGGCCAGGATGCCGAGTTGCACGGCTGCATCAACGACACCAAGAACGTCTCCGCCTTCCTTGTCGAGAACTATGGCTATAAGCGCGAGGACATGGTCATCCTTACCGATGACGCCACAAACCCCCTCTTGCAGCCGACAAAGGAGAACATTCTTCGTGCGATGCAGTGGTTAGTTGCTGGTGCTCAGCCCAACGATGCCTTGTTCTTGCATTACTCCG GCCATGGTGGGCAGACTAAAGATACCGACGGCGATGAGGACGACGGCTATGATGAGGTCATCTACCCTGTTGACTTCAAGACCGCCGGCCACATCGTCGACGATCAAATTCACGATACCGTCGTGAAGCCTCTCCAACCCGGTGTGCGATTGACTGCCATCTTTGACAGCTGCCACTCTGGCTCCGTTCTTGATCTGCCCTATATCTACAGCACCAAGGGCGTCATCAAGGAGCCCAACCTTGCCAAGGAGGCTGGTCAGGGTCTGCTTGCGGCTGTTGGCTCATATGCTCGTGGCGATATTGGAGGCATGGCCAGCAGCCTGTTCTCTGTCGCTAAAACAGCGTTTGGCGGCGGCAATGAGGCCTATGAGCGCACCAAGCGGACAAAGACATCGCCTGCCGATGTTATCATGTGGAGTGGTAGCAAGGACGATCAGACTTC GGCCGACGCGACAATCGCGTCCCAAGCTACGGGAGCCATGTCTTGGGCCTTTATCACCGCCATTAAGGCGAATCCCAAGCAAAGCTACGTGCAGCTGCTCAACAGCATCCGCGATGTGCTCGAGACTAAGTATACACAGAAGCCTCAGCTCTCCAGCAGTCACCCAATCG ACGTCGACATGCTCTTCGTCATGTGA
- a CDS encoding small nuclear ribonucleoprotein SmG, whose protein sequence is MAPAQPELKKYLDKRLFVQLNGSRKVIGVLRGYDVFLNIVLDDAVEEKDGGEKVKLGMVTIRGNSVVMMEALERIGGDERGGQRG, encoded by the exons ATGGCGCCCGCACAACCTGAACTGAAGAAG TACCTCGACAAGAGGCTCTTCGTCCAACTCAACGGCAGCCGCAAGGTCATTGGTGTTCTCCGTGGCTACGAT GTCTTCTTGAACATTGTTTTGGACGATGCTgttgaggagaaggatggtggtgagaagGTCAAGCTTGGCATGGTG ACCATTCGTGGTAACTCCgttgtgatgatggaggCTCTCGAGAGAATCGGCGGCGATGAGAGGGGAGGACAGCGCGGCTAA
- a CDS encoding capsule polysaccharide synthase Cps1 — protein sequence MGLVVGFIHSGIKNLSKGEKVLYYFLALFIWRYLRFCINIIGFWTYKAAPMPKSNANYHPGRDVTVVIPTVDPLGVDFHECLTSCARNGPRKIIIVTAGEDLYEKTLGAVAPVMDEFPLVNFLVTRTEIANKRKQVAHVIRYINTPITVLVDDHVFWNSPDLLKSLLAPFEDNQVGIVGTNKRVRRLEGLSVWRRFWNMLGCLYLDRHNFEIRATNAIDGGVFVVSGRTVGIRTCILEDKQFQAGYLHEMFFFGLLGPLNPDDDNYIARYMVTNGWKLRIQYTNDAEIETTVGVGEPVHTKFLGQCRRWARSTWRSNASSLFTEGTVWATQPYCVYAVYLTSFTNFALFTDAALVYLFTQSSWYFDAAEPKYALAALLSWIIFTKTIKVFRYFSTYPQDIWLFPAYVLFAYFHSFIKLWALITFYDHAWSGRNLAALNKGEKKDDAKELPPQGLCDDGDISDLDIGPSESPVLLKPMAPKGSQSATITKA from the coding sequence ATGGGTCTCGTCGTTGGCTTCATCCACTCTGGCATCAAGAATCTTTCCAAGGGTGAAAAGGTCCTCTACTACTTCCTCGCTCTCTTCATCTGGCGTTATCTTCGCTTttgcatcaacatcatcggcTTCTGGACCTACAAAGCTGCCCCCATGCCCAAGAGCAACGCCAACTACCACCCCGGTCGCGATGTCACCGTCGTCATTCCCACGGTCGATCCCCTCGGTGTCGACTTCCATGAGTGCCTCACTAGCTGCGCTCGCAACGGCCCCCGCAAGATCATCATTGTCACTGCCGGAGAAGATCTGTATGAGAAGACACTCGGCGCTGTAGCTCCCGTCATGGATGAGTTTCCTCTTGTCAACTTTCTGGTCACCCGTACAGAGATCGCCAACAAGCGCAAACAAGTTGCCCACGTCATCCGCTACATCAACACCCCGATCACAGTCCTTGTCGACGACCACGTCTTCTGGAACTCTCCCGACCTTCTCAAGTCCCTGCTTGCCCCCTTCGAAGACAACCAAGTTGGTATTGTTGGTACCAATAAGCGGGTCAGACGTCTCGAAGGTCTTTCTGTCTGGCGCCGCTTCTGGAACATGCTCGGTTGCCTGTACCTCGACCGTCACAACTTTGAGATCCGCGCCACTAACGCCATTGACGGTGGTGTCTTTGTCGTTTCCGGTCGCACAGTTGGCATTCGCACTTGCATTCTCGAAGACAAGCAATTCCAGGCCGGCTACCTCCACGAGATGTTCTTCTTCGGTCTTCTCGGACCTCTCAaccccgacgacgacaactaTATCGCCCGCTACATGGTTACCAACGGTTGGAAACTCAGGATTCAGTATACCAACGACGCAGAGATCGAGACCACCGTCGGTGTCGGCGAGCCTGTCCACACCAAGTTTCTCGGTCAGTGCCGCCGTTGGGCTAGATCAACTTGGAGGTCCAACGCCAGCAGCCTCTTCACCGAAGGCACTGTCTGGGCCACTCAGCCTTACTGCGTCTACGCCGTCTACCTGACCAGCTTCACCAACTTTGCGCTCTTCACCGATGCCGCCCTGGTTTACCTCTTCACCCAGTCTTCCTGGTACTTCGACGCCGCGGAGCCCAAGTACGCCCTCGCCGCTCTTCTCTCCTGGATTATCTTCACCAAGACCATCAAGGTCTTCCGCTACTTTTCGACCTATCCTCAAGACATCTGGCTCTTCCCCGCCTACGTCCTCTTTGCCTACTTCCACTCTTTCATCAAGCTCTGGGCCCTCATCACCTTCTATGACCACGCCTGGTCCGGCCGCAACCTCGCCGCTTTGAAcaagggcgagaagaaggacgacgCCAAGGAGCTGCCTCCTCAGGGCCTCTGCGACGACGGAGATATTAGCGACTTGGACATTGGTCCTTCCGAATCTCCAGTTCTCTTGAAGCCCATGGCCCCCAAGGGGTCCCAGTCTGCCACTATCACCAAGGCCTAA